TTTGCAGTCTTTGCTGCAGAATTTTGATAGTTATTTGACAACAACTAAATTTCTTTCCTCGTTCTTTTTCTTGGGCACCTTGAATCAGTCATCTTTGATTCTTTTTCATCACTGTTTTGCTTGTATAGTTCTTGACTGAATTAGGCAAGGTTTTCAGATGTGTAAGCCGGTATGTTCTTCTAGAATTGTGTGATAATATCTTTGGCTTTTGTGTAGGTCTCGATAAATTCAGGTAAGGCTTTCAAATGCACATGCTGATCAATTCTTCTTCCCAACCCCCCACCCCCCAAAAGAAAAAGTTGTCTTTATGTTTGGTTCTGGTGCATTCTTCATTAATTTCAGATTCTCAGCTTTCTCGTTCTTCGCCTCTGCTTCAGCAATTGTAgaactttgttttctttttctactCACATTAATTTTTGAATGCAGGGAAACCATAGGATAACAACACAAATGCAAAGACGCATATATGGTCATGCAACTGATGTTGAAATTCGACCTTTGAATGAGGAGAAAGCTGTTCAAGCGGCTGTAGACCTTCTGGGGGAAGTTTTTGTCTTCTCGGTAGGTTTTGTATCTAACTTGAATATTATTTTGCTGCTGGAATAGCTTGTATAAGATTGCTCATATTAGTGAAGGAAAGATTTTTTTCCCTACTTGTTAAGGAGTAGAAGAGTTTGATCCTATCTTTAATTTTGCCACACTATTCTTACCCTTCATGTTAATGTTGCACCAAAGTGTTCTTGTCACTTAGGAGGCAGTATGAGGCCCAGGAAACATGCCTTCTTCAAAACTTTACTGTTCTTTAAATGTATTCAGTATTAACTAAATCAATATTGAAAAATTTCCTGATTTCTTATCTTGCTAGAATATAAAGCCAATATTTCTTTCCATGTTTTGCATTCTTCCCACTTAGCATGAATCACAATTCATGCCAATTGATATCAAAATCTCattttgtatttttgctccTCAGCTCAGAAGTTACGTGAAGTCCTAGGTTCTCATCATTTGCAACTTATTGCATATTCATTGGATAGCCAGGAAAATATCTGCAAAGGCCCTGGACCACCCTTTGTTCTTCTGCgagttttttttcatttcattagtGGTAGGGAGAGAATGAGATAATAGATTTCAGATTTGCAGTATCTTGCCTCCTTATGAGATAACGGACTGACCACCTCTTTTTGTTGTGGCAAAGTGCGAGGATTGGTATTATCCCTCcattttcttgatttattgattgaccACCTTTGTCATGCTCTAGTTTGCTCTTTCAAGTAGACATGATACAACAGCTGTCAATGGTCTGAGATTTTGTCCTGGGTAGGGTTATTACGAGTGAAAAgaatcttcttttcttgcatatcCTGATGCATGGAAGGATAGATTTGTTGGAAAATGTTATATAagttttagaaagaaaataataaccCTACTTTGATGAGCATTTTACCCCTTATATGCCTAATCATGATTAGGTTGCTGTAGCTGCTCTGATATTTGAGGTGCAAAGAAGTGCTCGGTCAGAAGCTAAGAAGGAGGAGCTTCGTAGGCAGGAAATGGAGGTATATAATGTTAAAGAATTCTTTGCTTCCCCCCATCCCTTTTTTGGCATTCAAGTTTTGTGATGAGTAGCATCTAAGTACTTTCTTTCGGTAGTTTATTTTTCCAGAACTTGAATAACATGTTAATGCATTGCTCAGAACATCTTTCCCTTGTATTGTTA
This portion of the Coffea arabica cultivar ET-39 chromosome 2e, Coffea Arabica ET-39 HiFi, whole genome shotgun sequence genome encodes:
- the LOC113731002 gene encoding uncharacterized protein isoform X3; protein product: MQSWIKQFNFRVEKNFRGNHRITTQMQRRIYGHATDVEIRPLNEEKAVQAAVDLLGEVFVFSVAVAALIFEVQRSARSEAKKEELRRQEMEELRQRDDELAREVELLKSKLQELDQLAQKRGLSGVFGFRHAHGEESKSAATN
- the LOC113731002 gene encoding uncharacterized protein isoform X4, yielding MQSWIKQFNFRGNHRITTQMQRRIYGHATDVEIRPLNEEKAVQAAVDLLGEVFVFSVAVAALIFEVQRSARSEAKKEELRRQEMEELRQRDDELAREVELLKSKLQELDQLAQKRGLSGVFGFRHAHGEESKSAATN